The genomic region GATGAGGTGGAGCAAGCCAAAGGCGACCGCGAGCAGCTGGTCGGCCTGTTGCAAACCAAATACGGCAAGGCCCGCGAAGAGGCGGAGCGTGAATTGGATAAATTCTTCGCCTCTGTCTGACCGCGCCAGCATTGACGACAGCAATAGCTGACAGCAGCAAGGGGAGCGGGCCGATGCCCGCCCTCCACGTAAGCCCTGGAACAGGCGCGAGCATATAAATAAAGGATTTCAGCCGTGGCACGACAGACCGAAACAAAAGACGACGCGATTTCTCAACTCTGGCATCAGCTGGAAAAACGCCGCACCTCCATGCTGGCGGTGCGCGACAGCGACCAGCACCCGCAGCCGATGACTCATTTCGCCGATGCTGAGAACGGCGCGATCTGGTTCATCAGCTCATCCGACAGCGATCTGGTCAAGGCAACCGGCCTTGGCGCTGATGCGCAGCTGACCTTTGTGTCGGATGGTCAGGACTATCACGCGAGCGTACGCGGCCCGATTGAGGTCACCAACGACCCTGATAAGCTGGATGAGCTGTGGAGCTTTGCAGTCGGTGCCTGGTTCGAGAAGGGGCGCGATGATCCAAAGGTCACGCTATTGAGAATGACCCCGCGGGAGGCGGCGGTCTGGGCCTCGCAGGGCAACGCGGTTCTGGTTGGTCTCAAACTGCTGCGCGCCAGCATGAGCGAGACCGAAGGCCACCCGGACGTCGGCGTACACCACGTGCTTCAGCTCAATACCTAAGGTTGTTGCGGCCCTCCCGAACATGCAAAACAAACAGCGCCGTCTCGCAAAAGACGGCGCTGTTTTTGTCTCATCGAAATAAAGCGCAGCGGCTAGCGCGCGCGCGGACCAAAAAGCAGCCAGCAGATGAACCCAAATATGGGCAGGATCAGAACAAAGACCACCCAGATGACCTTCTTGCCCGTGCTGGCGTTGGATCCGACAATTGATACGATTGCCCAGATCGATAGCAGCAGGACAATAAGCCCGCCAATTCCAGCATATTCTACCATCTATCATGTCTCCTGATTTAAAGGGGTTAGAGACCGCGCAGCGGGGGCCTGACCGTGTCAGCCGTTGCGCAAAGCCTTAATCAGTTCATCTTTGTTCATGGTCGAACGCCCCTCAATCTCAAGCTCGCGGGCACGCTCCATCAACTCATCCTTGGTCCAATCCTCATATGGGGGCGCTTTGCCGCCTTTTTCAGAGGGGGCCATATTGTCGTTGGCCTGGGCATTGGCGATCGCTGCGGCCTTGGACTTGCTATAGCCCTTGTCGCGCAGGGCATCATAGGTGCTGTCATTCTTAATGGAGGGGCTGTGGGTTTTTGCCATGGGATGCTCCTTTGTCTCTGGGGCAACGCAGAGACATCAGCGATTGTTCCGCAGAAACATCGGCCCACACGGTTGCGTTGTGCGAAGTTTATTCCGCTTTCTGACCCTCACTCAGCAGATCGCCACCGCCGTCGGGGGCGTTGCGTTCACGGGTGGCGGCTTCCTCATTGGCGTCTTCAACCCGCGCCGGATCAGCGGCTGCCGGAAGGGGGGTCTCTGCCGCAGCTGGTGCAGGATGCGGCGACGGAGCAGCGGCGTCGTCACGCGGCTGATCGGTGATCGGCAACAGGCTGGCCGCTGCATTGGCATCGACGCGCAGACGGTAGATCGGTTCCGGCAGGCCAAATCCGTTGCTCTCCAGAGCGGTCTTGGCGGTGCGGATCGCCTCGCCGCGCGCCTTCAGGAAGCTGCTGCGCGTCTGGTCCACCCAGCCGGTGAAAGTCAGGATCACGTTGGAATCGCCCACTTCCTTGACCCAGGCGCCGACCGACGGATCGCGCAGCACGAAGGGCAGCGATTGCAATGCGTCGACCGCCGTCGACAGCGCAGCCGCCAGATCGGCGTCGGCATCAACACCCAGTTCAAACTCGAACCGCCGGTTTGCATCGCGGGTATAGTTGACGATCCGCCCCTTGAAGACGGTCGCATTGGGGATGCGGATATGGTTGCCCTCCGGCGAAATCAGAATGGTTGCACGCGAGGTCAGCCGGGCCACGGTCCCCATATCGCCTGCGATCTCGACAAAATCATTCGGCCGGAAGGGTTGCCGCAGGCTCAGCAGGATCGAGGCGATGAAATTCTCCACCGTGTCACGCACCGCAAAACCCACGGCCAGACCCGCCACACCCGCAGCCCCCAGAACCGCGCCCAACAACGCGGTCGCATTAAGGATATCCAGTGCCACCACCAGTCCCAGAATGATGAATGCAATGCGGGCAACGGCGCTGTAGACCTCTGCGATGAACGAATTGGGCGCCAGACGCTGCCAGATCCGCAGCCGGGTGGTGACCAGCCAACCAAAGGCGGAGATCATCACGAAGACCAGCATCGCAACAAAGAAGATCGGCGCATTGGCAATGATATTGCGGGTCCGCTCTTTCAGTCTTGAAAACGCAGAGTCCAGCCGCTCGTCCAGCCGACCGTTGACCAGGGTCTGGTTTTCAATCGCCACGACGCCGTCAATCCGCTCAATCATGGTGGTAAGCTGGGTCTGGCGCGCATTATCCAGCACCTCGCCCGCAAGGGTCACCACACCATTGGAGACTGAGACACCGACCTTATCAAACCCGTCGATTTCCCCCAGAAGTTCGACGATCCGGCGGCGGATCTGCGAATCCGGAGCCGCTTTGCCGTCCAGTTGGATCGCACTGTCAGTCTGAACCGGTTCACTGCTGGTCTGGGCTGTTGCCAGTACGGGCATCCATAAGACCACCAGCAGGGTTGCTGTCGCCAGAACGTGCAGGAGCATCTGCTGAGCGCGCCCGAGGCAGCTGATGCACGCCACGGTAGGGCGCGCGCCCAATGCTGCGTTTAATGGGCGGCGGGCAGGGCAGTCAGGCATTGGCATCCTCGGTCTGGGGCGCATCTGGAACATGTCGGCAGTTGATCAAAGCCAAGGCGGGCTGCCGCACCGCAATGGTTCTGTGACTTCAGGGCAAGGTCAACCGCAGACAGATGCCGATGTCACGATAAAATTTGCACGCTCTGCCTTAAATGCAAAAACACCCCGCCAGAACGGGTCTGACAGGGTGTTCCGGCGCAGCTGATTTACTGCGCTTCCTGAGATTCTTCGGTAATCGCGTTGCCAAGATCGGAGACGTCACGGCCGAACCCTTCGGTGGTTTCGCAGGCGGCCAACCCGGCCAGGGCAAGAGCAGCAATGAAAAGTCGCATATCAATTTCCTTTCGTTTCGCGGCGCTGGGCCGTCTCCAATCCGGAATATCTCCCGGTCTTATGCACGCCAGTCGGAGACCAGCGGAAGGATGGGGCGCGGGCAGGTGCCCGGTCGCGGCCCCGGTTGGCCCCGATCAGCCGGGGCCCGTCCCGTCTCATCACGGGGTTGCGCTGGGGTAACGTTCCGAATCAGGAAACGGTTCCCGCAGATTTGGCGGGTTCCTTGAGAAAACGCAGACGGGTTTGGCACTGAAGCTTGGCTCGTGGGTCTGAACAGGCGGGCCGAGGCGCAGATGCCACGGAACTACGGCGGGCCGAACACGTTTTGCCCGTGAACCAACTGCGTGCCGCTGAACAGGAGCCTGCACAGAATGACCGCCGAGAACCACCCCGTTGCCGAGATGATCGACGCCACAACAGAGCTGCTGGAGGAAGACAGCATCAGCGTGGCAGACGTAGTGGAGGATCTGGGCCATTCGTCGATGTCGGCGACGCTGCTGCTCCCTGCAATGGCCGTTGTGTCCCCTCTCAGCGGGGTGCCGCTGTTTTCGACCATCTGCGGGATGCTGATCTTCCTGATTGCGGGGCAGATGGCATTGGGGCGCGATCATCTTTGGTTGCCGGATTGGCTTCGCAGGCAGCGGGTCTCCTCCGACCGCGCGCGAAAGGTCTTGGGACCGATGCGCCGCATGGCGCGGTTTCTGGATCGTCACACAGAGGCCCGTGTCAAAATTCTGCTGCGTCAGCCCTTTGTGACTGTCCCGCGGGTGATTTGCGCGCTTTGCGGGCTGGCGATGCCCTTTCTTGAGCTGGTGCCGTTCAGCTCCTCGACACTGGGGATTGTGGTCAGCAGCCTCGCTGTTGCGATGTTGACCCGCGACGGGTTGGTGATGCTGATAGCCCTGCTGTTACTGACGGCGGCGGGGGTTGGCCTGCCGTATCTGTTGATCTGATGTCAGGTCATCCGGGCATCTGATGGCGCCGCCGCACCTGTGCCGGGCGGCCGGGGATGGATATATCCGCATCGCCGCGCGCGCTCCGGCTGACCACCTTGCCCTTGGCCACGACGGCAAGGCGCGCAGGCCGCAGACGCAGCGCTTCGGTTGGGGTGGCGGCATCCAGCACCACCAAAGACGCGCGATCACCTTTCTTCAGGCCATAGCCGTCCAGCCCCATGATGGCGGCATTGCTCTCGGTTACCATGGTGAAACACTGTGCCATCTCATCCGGGTGGGTCATTTGCGCCACATGCATCCCCATGAAGGCCACATCCAGCATGTCCCCGGTGCCAAGGCTGTACCAGGGATCCAGCACACAATCCTGACCCCAGCCCACCGTGACCCCATGGGCCAGCAATTCCTTCACCCGGGTCAGCCCGCGCCGTTTGGGAAAACTGTCATGCCGCCCCTGCAATACGATATTGATCAGCGGGTTGGGAATGGCCGCAATCCCGGCCTCGGCAATCAGCGGCAACAGCTTGGAGACGTAGTAATTGTCCATCGAATGCATTGAGGTGAGGTGACTGCCGGCCACCCGTCCCTGCAACCCGTGGCGCAGCGTCTCCTGCGCCAGTGTCTCGATGTGGCGCGACAGCGGATCATCGGTTTCGTCACAATGGATGTCGACCTGTAGCCCCCGATCCGCCGCTATTCGGCAGAGATCGCGCAGAGACTCCGCGCCGTCCTGCATGCTGCGTTCGAAATGCGGGATGCCGCCCACCACATCGACGCCCATATCCAGCGCGCGGATCAGATTCTCACGCCCGTTTTCTGCCCGGTACAACCCGTCCTGCGGAAAGGCGACCAATTGCAGGTCAATATAATCCTTAACCGCCTCGCGAACCTCCAGCATCGCGGTCACGCCCCGCAGGTGGTCGGGGGTAGTATCGACATGGGTGCGGATTGCCAGCAACCCCATGCTGGCCGCCCAGTCACAATAGGTGAGCGCGCGGTTGACCATATCCTCGACACTGGCCTCCTCGCGCAGCTCCCCCCATAGGCTGATCCCCTCCAG from Phaeobacter inhibens DSM 16374 harbors:
- a CDS encoding CsbD family protein; the encoded protein is MNQDQVKGNWATLKGKFHEAYGELTDDEVEQAKGDREQLVGLLQTKYGKAREEAERELDKFFASV
- a CDS encoding pyridoxamine 5'-phosphate oxidase family protein; the protein is MARQTETKDDAISQLWHQLEKRRTSMLAVRDSDQHPQPMTHFADAENGAIWFISSSDSDLVKATGLGADAQLTFVSDGQDYHASVRGPIEVTNDPDKLDELWSFAVGAWFEKGRDDPKVTLLRMTPREAAVWASQGNAVLVGLKLLRASMSETEGHPDVGVHHVLQLNT
- a CDS encoding PLDc N-terminal domain-containing protein, translating into MVEYAGIGGLIVLLLSIWAIVSIVGSNASTGKKVIWVVFVLILPIFGFICWLLFGPRAR
- a CDS encoding DUF7218 family protein; its protein translation is MAKTHSPSIKNDSTYDALRDKGYSKSKAAAIANAQANDNMAPSEKGGKAPPYEDWTKDELMERARELEIEGRSTMNKDELIKALRNG
- a CDS encoding mechanosensitive ion channel family protein, translating into MLLHVLATATLLVVLWMPVLATAQTSSEPVQTDSAIQLDGKAAPDSQIRRRIVELLGEIDGFDKVGVSVSNGVVTLAGEVLDNARQTQLTTMIERIDGVVAIENQTLVNGRLDERLDSAFSRLKERTRNIIANAPIFFVAMLVFVMISAFGWLVTTRLRIWQRLAPNSFIAEVYSAVARIAFIILGLVVALDILNATALLGAVLGAAGVAGLAVGFAVRDTVENFIASILLSLRQPFRPNDFVEIAGDMGTVARLTSRATILISPEGNHIRIPNATVFKGRIVNYTRDANRRFEFELGVDADADLAAALSTAVDALQSLPFVLRDPSVGAWVKEVGDSNVILTFTGWVDQTRSSFLKARGEAIRTAKTALESNGFGLPEPIYRLRVDANAAASLLPITDQPRDDAAAPSPHPAPAAAETPLPAAADPARVEDANEEAATRERNAPDGGGDLLSEGQKAE
- a CDS encoding entericidin A/B family lipoprotein, translated to MRLFIAALALAGLAACETTEGFGRDVSDLGNAITEESQEAQ
- a CDS encoding exopolysaccharide biosynthesis protein, with the translated sequence MTAENHPVAEMIDATTELLEEDSISVADVVEDLGHSSMSATLLLPAMAVVSPLSGVPLFSTICGMLIFLIAGQMALGRDHLWLPDWLRRQRVSSDRARKVLGPMRRMARFLDRHTEARVKILLRQPFVTVPRVICALCGLAMPFLELVPFSSSTLGIVVSSLAVAMLTRDGLVMLIALLLLTAAGVGLPYLLI
- a CDS encoding amidohydrolase family protein, with the translated sequence MLDLLIKGGTLPDGSVADIGITGDTITEVAPSIDATAGETIEASGDLVAPPFVDPHFHMDATLSYGLPRVNASGTLLEGISLWGELREEASVEDMVNRALTYCDWAASMGLLAIRTHVDTTPDHLRGVTAMLEVREAVKDYIDLQLVAFPQDGLYRAENGRENLIRALDMGVDVVGGIPHFERSMQDGAESLRDLCRIAADRGLQVDIHCDETDDPLSRHIETLAQETLRHGLQGRVAGSHLTSMHSMDNYYVSKLLPLIAEAGIAAIPNPLINIVLQGRHDSFPKRRGLTRVKELLAHGVTVGWGQDCVLDPWYSLGTGDMLDVAFMGMHVAQMTHPDEMAQCFTMVTESNAAIMGLDGYGLKKGDRASLVVLDAATPTEALRLRPARLAVVAKGKVVSRSARGDADISIPGRPAQVRRRHQMPG